Sequence from the Thermococcus sp. CX2 genome:
GAAAGATGCCAAAAATAAACTCGAGGAGAAAGAAAAGCTCTACAGCGCCGAGGAGCATACCAGGCTAAGGGAAGACTTCACAAAGCTGAGGGAAAGGCTCGCAGAAAAGAGGGCCCAGCTCGAAGCACTGGAGAACAAACGAAACGAGACCATGGAGAACCTGAAGAAGCTCAAGGAAGAGAAGAAAAGACGGGAGGAAAAGGCCAGGGAGCTAGAAAGGCTGAAGAAAGCTAAAGAGCGGGTGCAGAACCTCAGGGAGAAAGTGAGGCATTACAAGGCGATGCTGAAGGAGGACGCCCTGTCCAAGGTTGGAGAGCTGGCGAGTGAGATATTCGAGGAGCTGACAGAGGAGAAGTACTCGGGCGTAACGGTAAAGGCCGAGGAAAATAAGGTCAAGCTCGGTGTCATCTACGACGGAAAGGAATACGGCCTCGGTTTTCTCAGCGGCGGCGAAAGGATTGCCCTAGGCCTGGCCTTCCGCCTGGCGTTGTCTCTCTACCTCGCAGGAGAGATTTCCCTCCTTATTCTCGATGAACCTACCCCCTACCTCGACGACGAGAGACGCAGAAGGCTGGTCGACATAATGCAGCGCTACCTGAGGAAGATTCCGCAGGTGATCGTGGTCTCGCACGACGAGGAGCTGAAAGATGCCGCCGACAGGGTGATACGGGTAAGCCTTGAGAACGGCGTTTCCGTGGCAAGGGAAGTAGAGCTGGGGGTGTGAGGATGAGCTACAGGCTGATAGACAGGGCCAGCGTGGACAGGATCAAGGCGATGCTCCAGAGGGGCTACGCGGAGGCACAGAACAAGCTAAAAGATATAGAGTGGCGTGAGCTTCCCAAAGAGAAGGTCAGAAGTAGGGTTTACGCCGTTGATGGGAGCCAGGGAAAGCAAAGGCTCAGCGGGACTATATTCTACGCCGTCTCATCCTATGCCTTTGGCAATGGTCCTGCCTACAGGCTCGTTTATACCAACGCGATGCTCTACAACCAGGGAATTTCAGATCAGATTATCCGCCTTCAGATGGAAACGCTTGAGAACAAGCTCGGCTATTTGGCAGGGGAGCTTGGGAAGGTTGACTACATTATGATGGACGGAACGCTGACCGGCTCGCTCACGAGGCCGCCGGTTTATCCGGAGAGCGTCAAGGGAATAACGACGATAAGGAACGCCCTCGGCGAAGAAGGTCTGGAAAAGCTCGTGGAGCGCTTTTTGGGAATGCTCGACGAACATTACTCTATACTTATAGAGAGGTTGGGGAGTGGAGAAAAGGTAAACGGCGGAGTTATCCTGGCCGACGAAAAGCTCTCCGAGTTTGAGGAGTTCTACAAAGCGATGGAGGGCTATCCAGTCAGAGACTTCGCGGGAACTCTTCCCCGGAAGGTCAGCATCTCCAAGGGTACGTTAGAAGCTTATCTGGAGGGCAAGAAGAGCGCAGACGAGATTATGAGGGAACTCCTGAGCGAGTACGGTGAGGAGAAGGAGCTAACCCTCGAAGATGCCCGCAACGCCGTCCACGTCGTCCTAGGCTACCTCGAGTACCTCTACTCCCTCGAGAAGCTCCTTCAAAGGAACCTTGTTTACATCGCCAAGAGCTTCTACAACAGAAAGATAACCGGGAAGCTCGGCATAGATATCGTCGACGTTCCGTATCTTGATGCCTATCTACGGAAAAGGTTCGGGGAAGAGATTGCTGGCTACTACATAATAACCCAGGGAGGGAATCCAATAAGCCACCGCATGCCGAAGGTTCTGCAGAAGTACTTCCCAAAGGTGGAGAGCTATATCGAAAACGGCGTGGCAATGGCCTACATCAGAACCATGAAGGGCGGCGTTATATACCTCCTCCAGAGCAACCGCGAGATAAACGACGAGCTCCTGAGCAGAATCCTCTGGCACGAGAGCAACGGCTACTTCAGACCCCTCCAGAGGGCGCACGAGGGAGTGAAGATCGAGAAGAGGGCCTTCGAGGCTGAGCTTGCTGCCCTGCTGAACATAATCAAGAGGGAATCACCGGAGCTTAGGGTCTTTCTCAAATACGGAAGAAGTCCGCTGGAGTAAAAGCAGAAAAAAGGCGTCAGGAAACCGCCGCGCTGAACTCCGCGAGCAGCTCAGCGTAAGCCGGGTCCAGACCCTCCAGGTAGGCTTTTATTTTTCTACTCGTTCCCCACCTGTCCTGCCCGGCCAAGACGATGACGACCTGTCCCTCGACCCAGACGTCGGTCTTGATGAACATCCCGGCCTCGCCGTCGATTATCGCATTCTGCTCCTCCAAGCTTAGAGCCTGCTGCACGTAGGAACCAACGCCGTCGTAGGCCTCCGGGCCGCCGAGGATTACAACTATCGGGCTTTCTTTGTAGGCCTCGAACTCGTTGGCGGTGACGCGCTTCACAGAGAGGCCAAGGGTCTCAAGCTGGGAAGCGAGCAGGTCCCCTCTTATGTCCCAGTCTATATCGTTGGCGAGCACGACGACCTCAGGGGTCAGAAGCGGCTGGTAGTCCATCGTCCAGTTGATAAGCTCCTTGAGGACGGAGAATTCTGCATCTCCTCCAGCTTCAAGCTCGAGGGAAGTGTAGACGGCCCTGTATTCG
This genomic interval carries:
- the nurA gene encoding DNA double-strand break repair nuclease NurA, which encodes MSYRLIDRASVDRIKAMLQRGYAEAQNKLKDIEWRELPKEKVRSRVYAVDGSQGKQRLSGTIFYAVSSYAFGNGPAYRLVYTNAMLYNQGISDQIIRLQMETLENKLGYLAGELGKVDYIMMDGTLTGSLTRPPVYPESVKGITTIRNALGEEGLEKLVERFLGMLDEHYSILIERLGSGEKVNGGVILADEKLSEFEEFYKAMEGYPVRDFAGTLPRKVSISKGTLEAYLEGKKSADEIMRELLSEYGEEKELTLEDARNAVHVVLGYLEYLYSLEKLLQRNLVYIAKSFYNRKITGKLGIDIVDVPYLDAYLRKRFGEEIAGYYIITQGGNPISHRMPKVLQKYFPKVESYIENGVAMAYIRTMKGGVIYLLQSNREINDELLSRILWHESNGYFRPLQRAHEGVKIEKRAFEAELAALLNIIKRESPELRVFLKYGRSPLE